A region of Roseobacter litoralis Och 149 DNA encodes the following proteins:
- the addB gene encoding double-strand break repair protein AddB, protein MFEDSDTPRVFGLAPGVDFPKGLMQGLLERVSQTAPEELARVQVIVNTSRMQRRLRSLFDAGPARLLPKIHLVTQLDQLAPGIAVPPAVKPLRRRLELIALVARLIEQQKELAPRTSLYDLTDSLAALMDEMQGEGVTADTINGLDVSDLSGHWQRTQTFIRIAQDYLSRTTTTPDKEAQQRQFVSALADRWAIDPPRHPVILAGSTGSRGTTMLLMEAIARLPQGALVLPGFDFDMPRQQWLHLDDALLSEDHPQYRFYKLMQHIGVGRSDISPWHNAPPPSPARNALVSLSLRPAPVTDAWLTEGPKLHTLNEATQQITLLEAPSPRSEALAIALRLRKAVEDGQKAAVITPDRMLTRQITAALDQFDILPDDSAGAPLHLSPPGRFLRHVAALFHRRLDAEALLTLLKHPLTHSSTNRAEHILNTQRLELRIRRDGLPYPDADSIQVALSGVSPNPEHQNAVDVWGTWVGQTFASVQTSGEHPLTHWAQAHMALAEAISSGPFGHDTGEIWKQKAGQEALKVMTNLTDLAHHGGPMTASDYGNLVGALLSEGEVRDRDAPHPDVMIWGTLEARVQGADLVILAGLNDGTWPEAPTPDPWLNRALRHQAGLLLPERRIGLAAHDYQQAIAAPEVWLTRSIRSDDAETVASRWVNRLCNLLSGLKGQDGPALLEAMKNRGTFWLDQTVLLEKVEPAAPAARPAPRPPLDARPKRLAVTDIKHLIRDPYTVYAKHVLRLRKLGPLVQSPDALLRGTVSHQVMEDFVRRTLADPATLTAQDLVDVADEVLMRDVPWPAARALWLARLTRISEWFVVNERARQHIGMPVAFEEDAVGKMVWPDIKFTLTARADRIDQTEDGDVLIYDYKTGSPPTVKQQTLFDKQLLIEAAMVEQGAFEKLGPQHVAQATFIGLGSNPSEVPAPLDSEPPAQILAELRKLVLAYQEMDQGFTARRMMEKDQYGSDYDLLSRYGEWDVTQDPVPEDLS, encoded by the coding sequence ATGTTTGAAGACAGCGACACGCCCCGTGTCTTCGGTCTGGCACCGGGCGTTGATTTCCCCAAAGGTCTGATGCAGGGGCTTCTGGAACGGGTCAGCCAAACAGCACCGGAAGAGCTCGCGCGGGTGCAGGTAATCGTCAACACGTCACGCATGCAGCGGCGATTGCGCAGTCTTTTCGATGCAGGCCCCGCCCGTTTGCTGCCGAAAATTCATCTGGTGACGCAATTGGATCAACTGGCGCCCGGCATCGCCGTTCCGCCTGCTGTCAAACCTTTGCGCCGACGGCTTGAGCTGATCGCACTCGTGGCGCGTCTCATCGAGCAGCAAAAAGAGCTGGCCCCGCGCACATCGCTTTACGATCTCACCGACAGCCTCGCGGCGTTGATGGATGAAATGCAGGGTGAAGGCGTCACAGCCGACACGATCAACGGCCTCGATGTTTCTGATTTATCCGGCCACTGGCAGCGCACCCAGACTTTCATTCGCATTGCGCAAGACTACCTGTCGCGGACAACCACGACCCCCGACAAAGAAGCGCAGCAACGCCAGTTCGTCTCTGCGCTGGCCGATCGCTGGGCCATAGATCCGCCCCGGCACCCCGTCATTCTGGCCGGATCTACGGGATCACGCGGCACCACGATGTTGTTGATGGAGGCGATTGCCCGATTGCCTCAGGGTGCGCTGGTCTTGCCGGGGTTTGATTTTGACATGCCACGCCAACAGTGGCTGCACCTTGATGATGCGCTGCTTTCAGAGGACCACCCGCAATATCGGTTCTACAAACTGATGCAGCATATCGGCGTCGGACGCTCAGATATCTCCCCTTGGCACAACGCACCGCCGCCTTCCCCTGCGCGCAACGCGCTGGTGTCGCTTTCGTTGCGCCCGGCTCCGGTGACGGATGCGTGGCTGACCGAAGGGCCCAAACTCCACACCCTGAACGAGGCCACCCAACAGATCACATTGCTCGAAGCCCCCAGCCCCCGCAGTGAGGCGCTGGCCATTGCCCTGCGCCTGCGCAAAGCAGTCGAAGACGGGCAAAAAGCTGCTGTCATTACACCGGATCGGATGCTGACGCGGCAAATCACGGCGGCGCTGGATCAATTCGACATCCTGCCCGACGATTCCGCTGGCGCGCCCCTGCACCTCAGCCCACCCGGCCGGTTTCTGCGGCATGTCGCAGCGCTGTTTCATCGCCGTCTTGATGCCGAAGCCCTGCTGACCTTACTCAAACATCCGTTGACACATAGCAGCACAAACCGTGCTGAACATATTCTGAACACGCAACGTCTGGAGCTTCGCATCCGGCGGGATGGACTGCCCTACCCCGACGCGGACAGCATTCAGGTTGCCCTGTCAGGCGTTTCGCCGAACCCGGAACATCAAAACGCGGTTGATGTCTGGGGCACATGGGTCGGGCAAACCTTTGCCTCGGTGCAGACCAGCGGTGAGCACCCGCTAACCCATTGGGCGCAAGCCCATATGGCGCTGGCGGAGGCAATTTCCAGCGGTCCCTTCGGTCACGATACCGGTGAAATCTGGAAACAGAAAGCTGGACAAGAAGCCCTTAAGGTCATGACAAACCTCACTGATCTGGCGCATCACGGCGGCCCGATGACTGCGTCTGATTACGGTAACCTTGTGGGCGCGCTGCTGTCCGAAGGCGAAGTGCGCGACCGTGATGCCCCACATCCTGACGTTATGATCTGGGGGACGCTTGAAGCGCGCGTGCAGGGGGCTGATCTCGTTATTCTTGCGGGTCTTAATGACGGGACATGGCCCGAAGCGCCGACACCAGATCCATGGCTGAACCGCGCGCTGCGCCATCAGGCAGGTTTACTTTTGCCAGAACGTCGGATTGGGCTTGCTGCGCACGATTATCAGCAAGCCATCGCCGCACCTGAAGTCTGGCTTACGCGCTCAATCCGCTCTGATGATGCGGAAACTGTCGCATCGCGTTGGGTCAATCGACTGTGCAACCTGCTGTCGGGTTTGAAGGGTCAGGACGGCCCTGCCCTGCTAGAAGCGATGAAGAATCGCGGCACCTTCTGGCTTGATCAAACGGTACTGCTTGAAAAGGTCGAACCCGCAGCCCCGGCCGCGCGCCCCGCCCCGCGCCCGCCGTTGGACGCGCGCCCGAAACGTCTGGCCGTTACGGACATCAAACACCTGATCCGCGACCCTTACACGGTCTATGCCAAACACGTTCTAAGGCTGCGTAAACTGGGCCCGCTGGTGCAAAGCCCGGATGCCTTGTTGCGCGGCACGGTTTCGCATCAGGTCATGGAGGACTTTGTACGACGCACGCTGGCTGACCCGGCAACTCTGACCGCACAAGACCTTGTCGATGTCGCGGACGAAGTTCTGATGCGCGATGTACCCTGGCCCGCCGCGCGTGCCTTGTGGCTGGCCCGGCTGACGCGCATTTCCGAGTGGTTCGTTGTGAATGAGCGCGCGCGCCAACACATCGGAATGCCCGTCGCTTTTGAGGAAGACGCAGTCGGTAAGATGGTCTGGCCGGATATCAAATTCACCCTGACCGCGCGCGCCGACCGCATTGATCAGACAGAGGATGGCGATGTTTTGATCTATGACTACAAAACCGGATCGCCGCCTACGGTCAAACAGCAGACACTTTTTGATAAGCAGTTGCTGATCGAAGCTGCGATGGTGGAACAGGGCGCGTTTGAAAAGCTGGGGCCGCAGCATGTGGCACAGGCGACTTTCATCGGGTTAGGCTCGAATCCAAGTGAAGTTCCGGCGCCTTTGGACAGCGAACCGCCCGCACAGATACTGGCCGAATTACGCAAACTGGTGCTGGCTTACCAAGAGATGGATCAAGGGTTCACAGCCCGTCGCATGATGGAAAAAGATCAATACGGCAGCGACTATGACCTGCTGTCACGATATGGCGAATGGGATGTCACGCAAGACCCTGTTCCGGAGGATTTGTCGTGA
- the addA gene encoding double-strand break repair helicase AddA, with translation MSPRHPATQAQVDAARPDASTWLAANAGSGKTRVLTDRVARLLLDKVEPEHILCLTYTKAAASEMQNRLFKRLGEWAMLEDAALAEALRDLGVETTVDAEKLRKARTLFARAIETPGGLKIQTIHSFCASLLRRFPLEAGVSPQFSEIEERAADLLRAEIIDTMAQGPDAGLIADLARHYTGEDFEKLAKAVVQNKDSFRNPLSWAETLALFDQPADLTTQQIEDQVFLGGEAALLNALIAPMLAKGGNDAKAAAKLQQISALNFRSLPALEQVCLTGPTAKSPFSAKIGTLPTKPTQAIVSDAMPAFDDFMGRIEIARDARIALLAAQKTHALHRFAASFLPLYEEQKTLRGWLDFDDLIDRARALLNDEKVAAWVLFRIDGGIDHILVDEAQDTSPAQWDVIRKLAAEFTTGEGARTETQRTVFVVGDKKQSIYSFQGADPREFDRMQSEFESKIRAAEQLFQNKTLAFSFRSASAILDVVDRTFDGQGDAGFSTDEQHIAFKDTLPGRVDIWPVIEPQPAEEDRAWHDPIDRKAAHHHSVILAERIATQIKAMIARDTIPDDQHSDGEITRRPVQAGDFLILVQRRSVLFTEIIRACKNAGLDIAGADRLKVGGELAVRDLAALLSFLAVPEDSLSLASALRSPLFGWSEKELFQLAHYRDKDHLWQALRTQADAYPETLKVLRDLRANVDFLRPYDLIERILTRHKGRRNLLARLGVEAEDGINALLSQALAYERNAVPSLTGFLVWMETDDLEIKRQIDSASNQIRVMTVHGAKGLEAPIVILPDSGKRNNPVRDDIVTLNGKPVWKTPANDTPAALTTKLDDIAAAQAAERLRLLYVALTRAEKWLIVAAAGELSKQNDTWYQRVDAAVDAAGAHLVDTHGLAVKRHQKGDWDALPVTAANPGAPMQTALDPCLTTRAPARAPLRETVSPSDLGGAKALPGEAGQDEEAAKAYGTSVHLFLEHLSAADTVDWPALIDILSNKGDPGLLRAASEAKTVLQNPDLAHLFTADSLAEVAVTAEFGTARLHGIIDRLIVSDTAVLAVDFKTNQTVPSQPAACPEGILRQMGAYTHALKQVYPDRKIETAILWTRNCTLMHLPHDIVTQALQNTLYLDDSATPT, from the coding sequence GTGAGCCCCCGTCACCCGGCCACACAGGCGCAGGTCGATGCAGCGCGACCGGATGCCTCTACCTGGCTTGCGGCAAATGCCGGGTCGGGCAAAACGCGCGTGCTGACGGATCGAGTGGCACGACTGTTGCTCGATAAGGTCGAACCGGAACATATTTTGTGCCTGACCTATACCAAGGCGGCGGCCTCCGAGATGCAAAACCGCCTGTTCAAACGCTTGGGCGAATGGGCGATGTTGGAGGACGCGGCGCTGGCCGAAGCGCTACGCGATCTTGGGGTCGAAACGACCGTTGATGCCGAAAAGTTGCGCAAGGCCCGCACCCTTTTTGCGCGCGCCATTGAAACCCCGGGTGGTCTGAAAATTCAGACGATCCATTCGTTTTGCGCGTCACTTCTACGGCGTTTTCCACTGGAAGCTGGCGTAAGTCCCCAGTTCAGTGAAATAGAAGAACGCGCGGCGGACCTGCTGCGCGCTGAAATCATCGACACGATGGCGCAAGGGCCGGATGCTGGCCTGATTGCAGATCTGGCACGACACTACACAGGTGAGGATTTCGAAAAACTCGCAAAAGCCGTGGTTCAGAACAAAGACAGCTTTCGCAATCCCTTGTCATGGGCCGAAACACTGGCGCTCTTTGATCAACCCGCGGACCTCACGACGCAGCAGATCGAAGATCAGGTCTTTCTGGGTGGCGAGGCCGCACTCCTTAACGCGCTCATTGCGCCCATGCTGGCAAAGGGCGGCAACGATGCCAAAGCAGCCGCTAAGCTTCAGCAGATCTCTGCCCTGAATTTCCGGTCCCTGCCGGCGTTGGAGCAGGTATGCTTAACCGGACCCACGGCAAAATCGCCCTTCAGTGCCAAAATCGGCACTCTGCCGACCAAACCAACGCAGGCCATCGTTTCTGACGCAATGCCCGCGTTCGATGATTTCATGGGACGTATTGAAATTGCGCGTGATGCACGCATCGCCTTGCTGGCGGCGCAAAAGACCCATGCGCTGCATCGGTTTGCCGCGTCGTTTCTACCGCTTTATGAAGAACAGAAAACCCTGCGCGGGTGGCTGGATTTCGATGATCTGATCGACCGGGCGCGGGCCTTGCTCAATGACGAAAAGGTGGCCGCCTGGGTCCTGTTTCGCATCGACGGGGGCATTGACCACATTCTGGTGGACGAGGCGCAGGACACCAGCCCAGCGCAGTGGGACGTCATTCGTAAACTTGCCGCTGAATTCACCACAGGCGAGGGCGCGCGCACCGAAACGCAGCGTACCGTCTTTGTTGTGGGCGATAAAAAACAGTCTATCTATTCGTTTCAGGGTGCGGACCCGCGTGAGTTCGATCGGATGCAGTCAGAGTTCGAATCGAAGATCCGAGCCGCCGAACAGCTGTTTCAAAACAAAACCTTGGCATTCTCATTCCGTTCGGCCAGCGCCATTCTCGACGTGGTTGACCGCACTTTTGACGGGCAGGGAGACGCCGGGTTTTCGACGGACGAACAGCACATCGCCTTTAAGGATACGCTGCCCGGTCGCGTGGACATCTGGCCCGTCATCGAACCTCAACCCGCCGAGGAAGATCGCGCGTGGCATGACCCGATTGATCGCAAGGCCGCGCATCATCACAGCGTCATTCTCGCCGAGCGCATCGCGACGCAGATCAAGGCGATGATCGCACGCGACACCATTCCAGACGATCAGCATTCGGATGGTGAAATCACCCGCCGACCGGTCCAGGCTGGCGATTTTCTGATCCTCGTGCAGCGTCGCTCGGTCCTGTTCACTGAAATTATCCGTGCCTGCAAAAACGCTGGTTTGGACATCGCCGGGGCGGATCGGCTCAAGGTCGGCGGTGAACTTGCGGTTCGTGATCTAGCTGCGCTCCTGTCTTTTCTGGCGGTGCCCGAAGACAGTCTTTCTTTGGCATCCGCCCTCAGATCACCCCTGTTCGGCTGGTCCGAGAAAGAGCTGTTTCAGCTTGCCCATTACAGGGACAAAGACCACCTGTGGCAGGCACTGCGCACCCAAGCAGACGCCTATCCTGAAACCCTCAAGGTGCTGCGCGATCTGCGGGCGAATGTGGATTTTCTGCGGCCCTATGATCTGATCGAACGTATCCTGACCCGCCACAAGGGGCGTCGCAACCTGCTGGCCCGCCTTGGGGTTGAGGCAGAGGACGGCATCAACGCGCTCCTGTCGCAAGCCCTTGCTTACGAGCGAAACGCTGTGCCCAGCCTCACCGGGTTTCTGGTTTGGATGGAAACGGATGATCTGGAAATCAAGCGACAGATCGACAGCGCGTCCAATCAAATCCGCGTCATGACCGTGCATGGCGCCAAAGGTCTGGAAGCGCCCATCGTGATCCTGCCAGACAGCGGCAAACGCAACAATCCGGTGCGCGACGATATTGTGACGCTGAACGGCAAACCCGTCTGGAAAACACCCGCCAATGATACCCCTGCAGCGTTGACCACGAAACTCGATGACATTGCGGCGGCACAGGCGGCGGAACGATTGCGGCTCTTGTATGTGGCTCTAACACGGGCGGAAAAGTGGTTGATCGTTGCCGCAGCGGGTGAACTCTCCAAGCAGAACGACACGTGGTATCAGCGGGTGGATGCGGCCGTTGATGCAGCGGGCGCGCATTTGGTGGACACGCATGGGCTTGCCGTCAAGCGGCATCAGAAAGGCGATTGGGACGCCTTACCAGTGACAGCAGCAAACCCCGGCGCGCCAATGCAAACCGCCCTTGATCCCTGCCTGACAACACGGGCCCCGGCGCGCGCGCCACTGCGCGAAACCGTGTCGCCCTCTGATCTAGGCGGCGCCAAGGCGCTGCCCGGCGAGGCCGGACAGGACGAAGAGGCGGCCAAAGCCTATGGCACATCCGTGCATCTGTTTTTGGAACATCTGTCTGCCGCTGACACTGTCGACTGGCCCGCGCTGATAGATATTCTGTCAAATAAAGGCGATCCCGGCCTGCTGCGCGCCGCAAGCGAAGCCAAAACCGTTTTGCAAAACCCGGACCTTGCGCATCTCTTCACAGCGGACAGTCTGGCCGAAGTCGCAGTGACTGCCGAGTTTGGCACCGCGCGGCTGCACGGCATCATTGATCGGCTGATCGTCTCTGACACGGCCGTTTTGGCGGTGGATTTCAAGACAAACCAGACCGTGCCCTCCCAGCCCGCCGCCTGCCCTGAGGGGATTTTACGGCAAATGGGCGCATATACACATGCGTTGAAACAGGTTTACCCGGATCGAAAAATTGAAACGGCAATCCTGTGGACGCGCAATTGCACGTTGATGCATTTACCGCACGATATCGTGACGCAGGCGTTACAAAACACTCTATATCTTGACGACAGCGCTACGCCTACATAG
- the trxA gene encoding thioredoxin produces the protein MATLAVTDDTFDAEVKNSDIPVVVDFWAEWCGPCKQIGPSLEELSAEMDGKVKIVKVNVDENPNSPAQMGVRGIPALFIFKDGQVVSNMAGANPKAALQGWIEDNI, from the coding sequence ATGGCCACCCTTGCTGTTACGGACGATACGTTCGACGCCGAAGTGAAAAATTCCGATATCCCCGTCGTGGTGGATTTCTGGGCTGAATGGTGTGGCCCCTGTAAACAGATCGGCCCATCGCTGGAAGAGTTATCCGCCGAGATGGATGGCAAAGTGAAGATCGTCAAAGTGAACGTGGACGAGAACCCGAATTCCCCTGCTCAGATGGGCGTGCGCGGTATTCCGGCACTGTTCATCTTTAAGGACGGGCAGGTCGTTTCGAACATGGCCGGCGCAAACCCCAAAGCCGCCCTGCAAGGCTGGATCGAAGACAACATCTGA
- the hslV gene encoding ATP-dependent protease subunit HslV, whose translation MARNEFPGWHGTTIIGVKKDGEVVIAGDGQVSLGQTVIKGTARKVRRLSPGGFDVVAGFAGSTADAFTLLERLEAKLEATPGQLARASVELAKDWRTDKYLQKLEAMLIVSDGKDIFVITGAGDVLEPEHDVTAIGSGGNYALAAARGMMDSKRTAEEVARDAMAIAADICVYTNGNLTVEKISA comes from the coding sequence ATGGCACGAAACGAATTTCCCGGATGGCATGGAACCACAATAATTGGCGTGAAAAAAGACGGCGAAGTCGTCATTGCCGGTGACGGGCAGGTTTCTCTGGGGCAGACCGTGATAAAAGGCACCGCGCGCAAGGTGCGTCGCCTTTCGCCCGGCGGGTTTGATGTTGTCGCGGGGTTTGCCGGATCAACCGCCGACGCCTTTACCTTGCTGGAACGGCTGGAAGCCAAGCTCGAAGCGACACCGGGGCAACTGGCCCGTGCCAGTGTGGAGTTGGCCAAGGACTGGCGCACCGACAAATACCTTCAAAAGCTTGAGGCGATGTTGATCGTGTCGGATGGCAAAGACATCTTTGTCATCACCGGTGCGGGCGACGTGCTGGAGCCTGAACACGATGTTACGGCGATCGGGTCGGGCGGCAATTATGCACTGGCCGCCGCACGCGGCATGATGGACAGCAAGCGCACCGCCGAAGAAGTGGCCCGTGACGCCATGGCGATTGCCGCCGACATTTGCGTTTATACCAACGGGAACCTGACGGTCGAAAAAATCAGCGCATGA
- the hslU gene encoding ATP-dependent protease ATPase subunit HslU: MTDLTPREIVSELDRFIIGQNDAKRAVAVALRNRWRRKQLGDDLRDEVYPKNILMIGPTGVGKTEISRRLAKLARAPFLKVEATKFTEVGYVGRDVEQIIRDLVDNAISMTRDLMRDDVKANAHLAAEERVISAIAGEDARENTREMFRKKLKSGDLDDTIIELDVADTSNPFPTMDIPGQPGGNMGMMNLGDIFGKALGGRTTRKKLTVSQSYDVLIGEEADKLLDDETVNRAAIDSVEQNGIVFLDEIDKVCAKSDARGADVSREGVQRDLLPLIEGTTVSTKHGPIKTDHILFIASGAFHIAKPSDLLPELQGRLPIRVELRALTEEDFVRILTETDNALTLQYTALMGTEKVTVSFTEDGIAALAKIAAEVNQSVENIGARRLYTVMERVFEELSFSAPERAGDEIVVDAAFVDENLGALAKSTDVSRYVL; encoded by the coding sequence TTGACTGACCTTACCCCCCGTGAAATCGTTTCCGAACTTGACCGCTTTATCATTGGACAGAATGACGCAAAGCGTGCCGTTGCTGTGGCCCTGCGCAACCGTTGGCGGCGCAAGCAGCTCGGGGATGACCTGCGCGATGAGGTTTACCCGAAAAATATCCTGATGATCGGGCCCACCGGGGTCGGCAAAACAGAAATCAGCCGACGCCTCGCGAAACTCGCCCGCGCGCCCTTTCTGAAAGTCGAGGCAACAAAATTCACCGAAGTGGGTTATGTCGGCCGTGATGTGGAGCAAATCATCCGCGATCTGGTGGACAATGCCATCAGCATGACGCGTGACCTTATGCGCGACGACGTAAAAGCCAACGCGCATCTGGCTGCTGAAGAGCGGGTCATTTCAGCCATTGCAGGCGAAGATGCACGCGAAAACACACGCGAGATGTTCCGCAAGAAACTGAAATCCGGCGATCTTGACGATACCATCATCGAACTGGATGTCGCCGATACGTCCAACCCCTTTCCCACCATGGATATTCCCGGCCAGCCCGGTGGCAATATGGGGATGATGAACCTTGGTGATATCTTTGGCAAAGCGCTGGGGGGACGCACCACGCGCAAGAAACTGACCGTTTCCCAAAGCTACGACGTGCTGATCGGAGAAGAAGCGGACAAGCTGCTGGATGATGAAACCGTAAACCGCGCGGCGATCGACTCCGTTGAGCAGAATGGCATCGTCTTTCTGGACGAGATCGACAAGGTTTGTGCCAAATCCGATGCACGAGGCGCTGATGTCAGCCGCGAGGGCGTGCAGCGCGATCTGCTGCCCCTGATCGAAGGCACCACCGTCAGCACGAAACACGGTCCGATCAAAACCGACCACATCCTGTTTATTGCCTCCGGCGCTTTTCATATCGCCAAACCATCTGATCTATTGCCGGAACTTCAGGGTCGCTTGCCGATCCGGGTTGAATTACGCGCCCTCACCGAAGAGGATTTCGTGCGCATCCTGACGGAAACGGACAATGCGCTGACCCTGCAATACACAGCCCTCATGGGCACAGAAAAAGTCACCGTTTCCTTTACCGAAGACGGCATCGCGGCTTTGGCAAAAATTGCCGCGGAAGTGAACCAATCCGTCGAAAACATCGGCGCACGCAGGCTCTATACAGTGATGGAACGTGTGTTCGAAGAGCTGTCGTTTTCCGCGCCCGAACGCGCAGGCGACGAAATAGTCGTTGATGCAGCCTTTGTGGATGAAAACCTCGGCGCACTTGCGAAATCCACGGATGTGAGCCGCTACGTTCTTTAG
- a CDS encoding MFS transporter gives MGYLRFVIENRLFLLAGFLLCFTSSFGQTYFISLFAGEIKGSFSLTDGGWGAIYTIGTTLSAITMIWAGALTDRFRVRQLSFGVMIFLALACMAMAYVPNGFLLVFVIYALRLMGQGMMSQLGVVAMSRWFMATRGRAISLASMGFAVGQAVLPILFVALLLQADWRNLWIVATVCILFLIPVMQILLRQERTPQSMAETAQSLGMHGKHWTRGALLRHPLFYMMIPLVLGPAAWGTALFFQQVHLTEVKGWSLVSFVALMPIYTVSTIAFTFITGWAVDRFGVKWVVPFQMLPFALSFAVLAFADTIWMAGVGLVIFGIGQGMQGTATTAFWAVFYGTKHLGAIKAAAAALMVFGSAIGPGITGAFIDLGIDFPDQMIPIALFYVGGAVLAGLGILRYQRDLPR, from the coding sequence ATGGGATATCTGCGCTTTGTCATTGAAAACAGGCTGTTCCTGCTGGCGGGGTTTTTGCTGTGCTTTACCTCCTCCTTCGGGCAGACCTATTTTATTTCACTCTTCGCGGGTGAGATTAAGGGCAGCTTTTCCCTGACGGACGGGGGTTGGGGGGCCATCTATACCATCGGCACCACTTTATCCGCGATCACGATGATCTGGGCCGGGGCGCTGACGGATCGCTTTCGGGTGCGGCAGCTGTCTTTTGGTGTCATGATTTTTCTGGCACTGGCCTGCATGGCGATGGCCTATGTGCCAAACGGTTTTCTGCTCGTCTTTGTGATCTATGCTTTACGTCTGATGGGGCAGGGCATGATGTCTCAACTGGGCGTGGTTGCGATGTCGCGCTGGTTTATGGCGACACGCGGCAGGGCGATTTCGCTTGCCTCGATGGGGTTTGCCGTTGGTCAGGCCGTTCTGCCGATCCTTTTTGTCGCTCTGCTTTTGCAGGCTGACTGGCGCAACCTGTGGATCGTCGCTACTGTCTGCATCCTCTTCCTGATCCCCGTGATGCAAATACTCCTGCGTCAGGAACGCACGCCGCAATCCATGGCGGAAACGGCGCAAAGCCTCGGGATGCACGGCAAACACTGGACGCGGGGCGCATTGCTGCGCCATCCGCTGTTTTACATGATGATCCCCCTCGTTCTTGGCCCCGCCGCCTGGGGCACGGCGCTGTTTTTCCAGCAGGTCCACCTGACGGAGGTCAAAGGGTGGAGCCTTGTGTCCTTTGTCGCCCTGATGCCGATCTATACCGTTTCAACCATCGCCTTTACCTTCATCACCGGATGGGCGGTGGATCGGTTTGGCGTCAAATGGGTCGTGCCGTTTCAGATGCTGCCGTTTGCCTTGTCTTTCGCGGTTCTGGCTTTCGCAGATACGATCTGGATGGCCGGTGTGGGTCTCGTTATTTTTGGCATCGGGCAGGGCATGCAAGGCACGGCGACCACTGCGTTCTGGGCCGTGTTTTACGGCACGAAACACCTTGGCGCGATCAAGGCCGCTGCCGCCGCGTTGATGGTGTTTGGATCTGCGATCGGGCCGGGTATCACCGGCGCTTTCATTGATCTTGGCATCGATTTCCCCGATCAAATGATACCGATTGCGCTATTTTATGTCGGGGGCGCGGTCCTCGCGGGCCTTGGCATATTGCGGTATCAGCGCGATTTGCCCCGCTAA
- a CDS encoding Smr/MutS family protein yields MTRRRLKPDEVELWQKVTENTQALRRTQTFDPEAYAPQPVKRDVHLPVEIKLDGKTPPKPASRKTEYDLAPSLPDRLKTAPVQMDRKTFGKMNRGKLKPEGRIDLHGMTLDRAHTALSRFILSSHGAGKRLVLVITGKGKNRDEGGPIPVRHGVLRHQAPQWLATPPLASVVMQVSQAHISHGGGGAYYVYLRRGR; encoded by the coding sequence ATGACCCGGCGGCGTCTGAAACCAGATGAGGTCGAGCTTTGGCAGAAAGTGACCGAAAACACGCAAGCCCTGCGGCGCACGCAAACCTTTGATCCCGAGGCCTATGCGCCTCAGCCGGTAAAACGGGATGTGCATCTGCCCGTTGAAATAAAGCTTGATGGTAAAACACCCCCAAAACCGGCGTCGCGCAAGACTGAATATGATCTTGCGCCCTCTTTGCCGGACCGCTTGAAAACTGCACCGGTGCAGATGGACCGCAAGACGTTTGGCAAGATGAACCGGGGTAAATTAAAACCCGAAGGCCGCATTGATTTGCATGGGATGACGCTGGATCGTGCGCATACGGCGTTGTCACGTTTTATCCTGTCGTCCCATGGCGCGGGCAAGCGGTTGGTTCTGGTCATCACCGGCAAGGGCAAGAACCGCGACGAAGGCGGGCCGATCCCTGTGCGCCACGGGGTGCTGCGGCATCAGGCACCGCAATGGCTGGCCACGCCGCCGCTGGCGTCGGTGGTGATGCAGGTCAGTCAGGCGCATATCAGCCACGGGGGCGGTGGTGCATATTACGTCTATCTACGGCGGGGGCGTTAG